The following proteins come from a genomic window of Geminicoccaceae bacterium SCSIO 64248:
- a CDS encoding SDR family oxidoreductase yields MRLDGKVCLVTGGASGIGRATCELFAREGAVLAIADKNGEAAAQTADRCGALGAQAFSIEVDVGDAAGVRRMIDETVARYDRLDVLVNNAGYGIPGSVVETGEDDWNALMAVNVNGVFLACKHAIPLMAKRGGGVIVNVASVVASVGIRNRAAYCASKGAVAALTRAMALDHVDDGIRINAVAPGTIESPYFDAILSSSRDTEATRRGLRERQAMRRMGRPEEVALGIAYLASDESSFCTGTILTIDGGMTAQ; encoded by the coding sequence ATGCGTCTTGACGGCAAGGTCTGCCTCGTGACCGGAGGGGCGTCCGGCATCGGGCGGGCGACATGCGAGCTCTTTGCGCGCGAGGGCGCGGTTCTCGCAATCGCCGACAAGAACGGCGAAGCGGCGGCGCAGACCGCGGACCGCTGCGGCGCGCTGGGCGCGCAGGCCTTCAGCATCGAGGTGGACGTCGGCGACGCGGCCGGAGTCCGGCGGATGATCGACGAAACCGTGGCGCGTTATGACCGCCTCGACGTGCTCGTCAACAATGCCGGCTACGGCATCCCCGGCAGCGTGGTCGAGACCGGCGAGGACGATTGGAACGCCCTGATGGCGGTCAACGTCAACGGCGTTTTCCTGGCCTGCAAGCACGCCATTCCCCTGATGGCGAAGCGGGGCGGCGGCGTCATCGTGAACGTCGCGTCCGTCGTCGCGAGCGTCGGCATCAGGAACCGCGCGGCCTATTGCGCATCGAAGGGCGCTGTCGCCGCGCTGACGCGTGCGATGGCCCTGGACCATGTCGACGACGGCATCCGCATCAACGCGGTGGCGCCGGGAACCATCGAGTCGCCCTATTTCGACGCCATCCTGAGCAGCAGCCGGGATACCGAGGCAACGCGCCGCGGCCTGCGCGAGCGCCAGGCGATGAGGCGCATGGGCCGTCCTGAGGAAGTCGCCTTGGGCATCGCCTATCTTGCCTCCGACGAATCCTCGTTCTGCACCGGCACGATCCTGACGATCGACGGCGGCATGACGGCCCAATGA
- a CDS encoding TetR/AcrR family transcriptional regulator — protein MRDQIKDAAVRLLITHGVRGFRFGDIADELKITRANIHYHFGTKIKLIEEVIKDYLLDTLDRIRGIWTDDDLTYEEKARRMMEFNRARYDLFNPPGVSGRPWSLISRMRLEADQLSPEAKATLKHFTSAVETFIGDAAAQAQARGEIARDAPLKDVAIQLIAIVDSSGSITQDAGSFERLEHLYTAYIRIIHHAYGGDGVGARRDVGKRRAGRRPARSA, from the coding sequence ATGCGGGATCAGATAAAAGATGCAGCCGTTCGATTGCTGATCACACACGGCGTTCGCGGATTTCGGTTCGGCGATATTGCGGACGAGCTTAAGATAACCCGTGCCAATATTCATTATCATTTTGGAACGAAGATCAAGCTCATCGAAGAGGTTATTAAGGATTATCTCCTCGACACCCTGGATCGAATTCGGGGCATCTGGACCGACGACGACCTGACTTATGAGGAGAAGGCGCGCCGCATGATGGAGTTCAACCGGGCGCGCTACGATTTGTTCAACCCGCCCGGCGTCAGCGGCCGGCCGTGGAGCCTGATCTCGCGCATGCGCCTGGAAGCCGATCAGTTGAGCCCCGAGGCGAAGGCGACGCTCAAGCACTTCACGTCCGCGGTCGAGACCTTCATCGGCGACGCCGCCGCCCAGGCGCAGGCGCGAGGCGAGATCGCCCGCGACGCCCCTCTGAAGGACGTCGCCATCCAGCTCATCGCCATCGTCGACAGTTCAGGCTCGATCACGCAGGACGCGGGCTCGTTCGAGCGCCTGGAGCATCTCTACACCGCCTATATCCGCATCATCCACCATGCCTATGGCGGCGACGGAGTCGGCGCGAGACGTGACGTCGGCAAGCGCCGCGCCGGACGGCGACCCGCGCGGTCGGCCTGA
- a CDS encoding enoyl-CoA hydratase, whose amino-acid sequence MHDEPIRCSIEDGVATVTLNNPPLNLVTLELTATLDRLLDQLAADRNVRVMVLTGHGDRAFCAGSDIKEFPELTEPGVVLERKLNQENVTYSKVDDFPKPTIAAVRGLAFGGGLELAVCCDLIVVEDDARLCLPEIKLGVFPGSGGTVRVTRRIGEGRAKEMMFLGEPIDAQTALAWGLVNRVVPKGTALEAATGLARRLADQPNIALQLCKRAVDLSFDGTEDAAIEGALALSGEAFATEDCKEGVRAFFAKETPRFTHS is encoded by the coding sequence ATGCATGATGAGCCGATTCGTTGCTCGATCGAGGACGGCGTCGCCACGGTGACGCTGAACAACCCGCCGCTCAACCTCGTCACCCTGGAGCTGACCGCGACGCTCGACCGGCTGCTGGACCAGCTCGCCGCCGACCGGAACGTGCGGGTCATGGTCCTGACCGGCCACGGCGACCGGGCGTTCTGCGCGGGATCCGACATCAAGGAGTTCCCGGAGCTGACGGAACCGGGCGTCGTGCTCGAGCGGAAACTCAATCAGGAAAACGTGACCTACAGCAAGGTCGACGATTTTCCGAAGCCGACGATCGCGGCGGTGCGCGGCCTCGCCTTCGGCGGCGGCCTCGAGCTCGCGGTGTGCTGCGATCTGATCGTGGTCGAGGACGACGCCCGCCTCTGCCTGCCGGAGATCAAGCTCGGCGTGTTCCCGGGCAGCGGCGGCACGGTCCGGGTGACGCGGCGGATCGGCGAGGGCCGGGCCAAGGAGATGATGTTCCTGGGCGAGCCGATCGATGCGCAGACGGCGCTTGCCTGGGGACTCGTCAACCGCGTCGTGCCCAAGGGCACGGCTCTCGAGGCCGCGACCGGCCTGGCGCGGCGCCTGGCCGACCAGCCCAACATCGCCCTGCAGCTGTGCAAGCGCGCGGTCGACCTGTCCTTCGACGGCACCGAGGACGCGGCGATCGAGGGCGCGCTCGCGCTCAGCGGCGAGGCGTTTGCGACCGAGGACTGCAAGGAAGGGGTGCGCGCGTTCTTCGCGAAGGAAACGCCGCGCTTCACGCACAGCTAG
- a CDS encoding malonate decarboxylase subunit alpha: MAEFITARQAAGLIEPEDSVLIGGSGGGHAVPEAVIEALAARYLETGAPRDLSLISVVSIGDWQETGFNILAEPGLAKRVVSGGFNNCPRFAALAFANEIEAYTLPQGVLSQLCRDMAAGRPGLVTTTGLHTFVDPRHGGGRQSERATEDLVELITLKGEDYLFYRSLPVDVAVIRGTSADEQGNISMEEEAFFGEMFSMAAAAHLHGGIVIAQVKQVVQAGTLPGKEVKVPGAVVDFVVVEPDQRQTYQTRHSTAYAGAARLPDTSIATIPFDVRKVIARRAAMELFPGAVVNLGFGVSNGISAIAAEEGFYRELTLTVEQGIIGGVPAVGKDAGAGINYDMMADQPYQFDFYDGGGLDIAFLSFAEVDGAGNVNVSRYGRSINGPGGFINISQGARKVVFSGTLTTGGLDVVPDGEGGLTLRQEGRTRKWLDQVGQVTFNGRFARERGQEVLFVTERAVFRLTDQGIRLEEIAGGIDLQRDVLAQIGFPVLVADDLRHMDPRLFREEPMALLTSFRQRQRRHASRSVASEKGRSHA; the protein is encoded by the coding sequence ATGGCCGAGTTCATCACAGCCCGTCAGGCGGCCGGGCTGATCGAGCCCGAAGATTCCGTCCTGATCGGCGGCTCGGGCGGAGGGCACGCCGTGCCCGAGGCCGTGATCGAGGCGCTCGCGGCCCGCTATCTCGAAACGGGCGCGCCGCGCGACCTGTCCCTGATCAGCGTCGTCTCGATCGGCGACTGGCAGGAGACGGGCTTCAACATCCTGGCCGAGCCGGGGCTCGCCAAGCGGGTCGTCAGCGGCGGCTTCAACAACTGCCCACGCTTCGCCGCGCTCGCGTTCGCCAACGAGATCGAAGCCTACACCCTGCCGCAGGGCGTCCTGTCCCAGCTCTGCCGGGACATGGCGGCCGGCCGTCCCGGCCTCGTGACCACCACGGGCCTGCATACCTTCGTCGATCCGCGCCACGGCGGCGGCCGGCAAAGCGAGCGGGCGACCGAGGATCTGGTCGAGCTCATTACCCTGAAGGGTGAGGATTATCTCTTCTACCGCAGCCTGCCGGTCGACGTCGCGGTCATCCGGGGCACGAGCGCCGACGAGCAGGGCAACATCTCCATGGAGGAGGAGGCCTTCTTCGGCGAGATGTTCTCCATGGCGGCCGCGGCGCACCTGCATGGCGGCATCGTGATCGCCCAGGTCAAGCAGGTCGTCCAGGCGGGCACTCTTCCCGGAAAGGAGGTCAAGGTCCCGGGAGCGGTCGTCGACTTCGTCGTCGTCGAGCCCGACCAGCGCCAGACCTACCAGACGCGCCACAGCACCGCCTATGCCGGCGCGGCCCGCCTGCCGGACACGAGCATCGCGACGATCCCGTTCGACGTCCGCAAGGTGATCGCGCGGCGCGCCGCGATGGAGCTTTTCCCGGGCGCGGTCGTCAATCTGGGCTTCGGCGTGTCGAACGGGATATCGGCGATCGCCGCCGAGGAGGGCTTCTACCGGGAGCTCACGCTCACGGTCGAGCAGGGCATCATCGGCGGGGTGCCGGCGGTGGGCAAGGACGCCGGCGCGGGCATCAACTACGACATGATGGCCGACCAGCCCTACCAGTTCGACTTCTATGACGGCGGCGGGCTCGACATCGCGTTTCTGTCCTTCGCCGAAGTGGACGGCGCCGGCAACGTCAATGTCAGCCGCTACGGCCGCTCGATCAACGGCCCGGGCGGCTTCATCAACATCAGCCAAGGGGCGCGCAAGGTCGTGTTCTCGGGCACGCTGACCACGGGCGGCCTGGATGTCGTGCCGGATGGAGAAGGCGGCCTGACGCTGCGCCAGGAGGGGCGCACGCGCAAGTGGCTCGACCAGGTCGGGCAGGTGACCTTCAACGGCCGGTTCGCGCGCGAACGGGGGCAGGAGGTCCTGTTCGTGACCGAGCGCGCCGTCTTCCGCCTGACCGACCAGGGCATCCGCCTCGAGGAGATCGCCGGGGGCATCGACCTGCAACGCGACGTCCTTGCGCAGATCGGCTTTCCGGTCCTGGTCGCCGACGATCTCCGTCACATGGATCCCAGGCTGTTCAGGGAGGAGCCGATGGCTCTCCTGACATCCTTCCGCCAGCGCCAGCGGCGACACGCCAGCCGGAGTGTCGCGTCAGAGAAGGGCCGTTCGCATGCATGA
- a CDS encoding MaoC/PaaZ C-terminal domain-containing protein, translated as MSDFHVKIGDEVEFAKTIGETDVYLFAGITGDMSVNHVNEAFMAGTSYGRRIAHGALLIGFMSTASTLMTHKTDSVSKEETPVSLGYDRIRFLAPVFFGDTITVRYRIAEIDPVRRRSLSDIEVTNQRGELVSVAQHILKWVPNRERAAAE; from the coding sequence ATGTCGGACTTTCACGTGAAGATCGGGGACGAAGTCGAGTTCGCGAAGACGATCGGCGAAACCGACGTCTATCTCTTTGCCGGGATCACCGGCGACATGTCGGTGAACCATGTCAACGAGGCCTTCATGGCCGGGACGAGCTATGGCCGGCGCATCGCCCACGGCGCTCTTCTGATCGGCTTCATGTCGACCGCGTCCACGTTGATGACGCACAAGACGGACAGCGTCTCGAAGGAGGAGACGCCCGTCTCGCTGGGCTATGACCGGATCCGCTTCCTGGCGCCCGTGTTCTTCGGCGACACGATCACGGTGCGCTACCGCATTGCCGAGATCGATCCGGTGCGGCGCCGATCGCTTTCCGACATCGAGGTCACCAACCAGCGCGGCGAGCTCGTGAGCGTGGCGCAGCACATCCTGAAATGGGTGCCGAACCGGGAGCGAGCCGCCGCCGAATGA
- a CDS encoding CaiB/BaiF CoA-transferase family protein — translation MLLNGMKIVSFCHFLQGPAGMQYLGDMGADIVKIEPPQGVFERHWAGADCARVGGVSAFYLCANRNARSLAIDLKRPEAKEILFRLIGGSHAVAENFRPGTLDRLGFGYEAVRAGKPDIIYASASGFGSDGPYAGRPGQDLLIQAMSGLMASTGGGERLPTPVGCAAVDQHGGALFALGILGAYVKWLRTGEGTRVEASLLGAGIDLQMESLVTYYASKRGRAALDRHENLGSWFHAAPYGVYAVADGAVAISISPLDRLSRALDSDRLKALLNSNTYDDRDAIADAVATELASWRFEDLARALDKEGVWHGRVDDFDDLVDNPQVRHNQAFRDAEVNGETIRLLNHPNRYDGRLPERSSFALEQGADTRRILSEAGYGDSEISELLRDGVVHASCG, via the coding sequence TTGCTGCTGAACGGCATGAAGATCGTCAGTTTCTGCCACTTCCTCCAAGGGCCCGCCGGGATGCAGTATCTCGGCGACATGGGGGCCGACATCGTCAAGATCGAGCCGCCGCAAGGAGTGTTCGAGCGTCACTGGGCCGGTGCGGACTGCGCCAGGGTCGGCGGGGTCAGCGCGTTCTATCTTTGCGCCAACCGCAACGCGCGCAGCCTCGCCATCGATCTCAAGCGCCCGGAGGCCAAGGAGATCCTGTTCCGCCTGATCGGGGGCAGCCACGCCGTTGCCGAGAACTTCCGGCCCGGCACGCTCGATCGCCTCGGGTTCGGCTACGAGGCCGTCCGCGCCGGCAAGCCCGACATCATCTATGCCTCGGCTTCCGGCTTCGGCTCCGACGGCCCCTATGCCGGGCGCCCGGGCCAGGATCTGCTCATCCAAGCCATGTCCGGCCTGATGGCGTCGACGGGCGGGGGCGAGCGCCTGCCGACGCCGGTCGGCTGCGCCGCCGTGGACCAGCATGGCGGAGCCCTGTTCGCGCTCGGCATCCTCGGCGCGTACGTGAAGTGGCTGCGCACCGGCGAAGGAACCCGGGTCGAGGCCAGCCTGCTGGGTGCGGGCATCGACCTGCAGATGGAATCGCTCGTCACCTATTACGCCAGCAAGCGCGGCAGGGCGGCCCTGGACCGGCACGAGAACCTGGGCTCCTGGTTCCATGCGGCGCCCTACGGCGTCTACGCGGTCGCGGACGGCGCGGTCGCCATCTCGATCAGCCCGCTCGATCGGCTTTCGCGGGCGCTGGACTCGGACCGCCTCAAGGCGCTCCTGAACAGCAACACCTACGACGACCGCGACGCCATCGCCGACGCGGTCGCGACGGAGCTGGCGTCCTGGCGCTTCGAGGACCTCGCCCGCGCCCTGGACAAGGAGGGCGTCTGGCACGGCCGGGTCGACGACTTCGACGACCTCGTCGACAACCCGCAGGTCCGGCACAACCAGGCGTTCCGGGACGCCGAGGTCAACGGCGAGACGATCCGTCTTCTGAACCATCCGAACCGCTATGACGGACGCTTGCCGGAGCGCAGCTCGTTCGCCCTCGAGCAGGGCGCGGACACGCGCCGGATCCTCTCCGAGGCCGGCTACGGCGACAGCGAGATCAGCGAGCTCTTGCGAGACGGCGTGGTCCACGCGTCTTGCGGGTGA
- a CDS encoding sugar ABC transporter substrate-binding protein codes for MRVKPFMAASAAVLMCASAAEAATVRVTVAEYSSKTGPYFEEAASAFEASNPDTDIVIEVVPWDVLLQKLTTDIAGNANADIAIIGTRWLVDFVEQGIVTPLDDYMTDEFRGRFIETFLTPSVMDEQTYGLPIAASARAMYYNVDLLNGAGVAEPPATWDQVAEAARKIADQDGEVYGYGLQGKEIETDVYYYYSLWSQGGDLLDEDGSSGLDSPEALAALELYKRLIDEGLTQPGVTAYNREDVQNLFKQGKVGMMVTAPFLSGQIAAEAPDLNYGVAPIPAGPDGDRGTYGVTDSIVLFDNSEVKDEAFAFLDFLFTREQRVKFNTNEGFLPVLKSVATDPVFADDRDLKVFAEILPTARFAPVIAGWEEIAEVTSTALQRVYLGEATPEAGLQDAAAEADAILGK; via the coding sequence ATGCGCGTGAAACCGTTCATGGCGGCGTCGGCTGCCGTCCTGATGTGCGCCTCCGCCGCCGAGGCGGCCACCGTGCGGGTGACGGTGGCCGAGTACAGCTCGAAGACCGGTCCGTATTTCGAGGAGGCGGCATCCGCCTTTGAGGCGTCGAATCCGGACACGGACATTGTCATCGAGGTGGTTCCGTGGGACGTGCTGCTGCAGAAGCTCACGACCGACATCGCGGGCAACGCCAACGCCGACATCGCGATCATCGGCACGCGCTGGCTGGTCGACTTCGTCGAGCAGGGCATCGTGACGCCGCTCGACGACTACATGACCGACGAGTTCCGCGGCCGGTTCATCGAAACCTTCCTCACGCCCTCGGTCATGGACGAGCAGACCTACGGCCTGCCGATCGCGGCCTCGGCGCGCGCCATGTACTACAATGTCGACCTATTGAACGGGGCCGGCGTCGCCGAGCCGCCGGCGACCTGGGACCAGGTCGCGGAGGCCGCCCGCAAGATCGCCGACCAGGACGGCGAGGTCTACGGGTACGGCCTGCAAGGCAAGGAGATCGAGACCGACGTCTACTATTACTACTCCCTCTGGTCGCAGGGCGGCGACCTCCTGGACGAGGACGGCTCGAGCGGCCTCGATTCGCCCGAGGCGCTGGCTGCGCTCGAGCTCTACAAGCGGCTGATCGACGAAGGCCTGACCCAGCCCGGCGTCACGGCCTACAACCGCGAGGACGTGCAGAACCTGTTCAAGCAGGGCAAAGTCGGCATGATGGTCACGGCCCCCTTCCTCTCGGGCCAGATCGCGGCCGAGGCGCCGGACCTGAACTACGGCGTCGCCCCGATCCCGGCCGGGCCGGACGGCGACCGCGGCACGTACGGCGTGACCGACAGCATCGTCCTGTTCGACAACTCCGAGGTGAAGGACGAGGCGTTCGCGTTTCTCGACTTCCTCTTCACCCGCGAGCAGCGGGTCAAGTTCAACACGAACGAAGGCTTCCTGCCGGTGCTGAAGTCGGTGGCGACCGATCCCGTCTTCGCCGACGACCGCGACCTCAAGGTCTTCGCGGAGATCCTGCCGACGGCGCGCTTCGCGCCGGTGATCGCCGGGTGGGAGGAGATCGCCGAGGTCACGTCGACGGCCTTGCAGCGGGTCTATCTCGGCGAGGCGACGCCGGAGGCGGGACTTCAGGACGCCGCGGCCGAGGCGGACGCGATCCTCGGGAAGTGA
- a CDS encoding sugar ABC transporter permease translates to MAAAAERIASRATAGRRARAVAPLALVLPSFLLAAFVVLWPLWDLTQLATHSVSRFGQLRGFVGLDTFLDVFADADFRAALLRTGVWTVGVVGGTLLVSLPVALVLNEDFYGRGLARVIVMLPWAVSLTMTAVVWRWALNGESGLLNSALQAAGLIDGNVVWLASAATAFPIQIVIGILVSIPFTVTVFLGGLASVPDDLYEAAALEGAGAWQRFTTITWPLLRPFVTIATVLNVIYVFNSFPIIWVLTQGGPANSTDILVTHLYKLAFRVGRMGEAAAVSLVMFAILLAFTALYVRMVLRREA, encoded by the coding sequence GTGGCGGCAGCAGCGGAACGGATCGCGAGCCGGGCGACGGCCGGGCGAAGGGCGCGTGCCGTCGCACCGCTCGCGCTTGTCCTGCCGAGCTTCCTGCTCGCCGCCTTCGTCGTCCTCTGGCCGCTCTGGGACCTGACGCAGCTTGCGACCCACTCGGTCAGCCGTTTCGGGCAGCTTCGCGGCTTCGTGGGCCTGGACACTTTCCTCGACGTTTTCGCCGACGCCGACTTCCGCGCCGCTTTGCTCCGCACCGGAGTCTGGACCGTCGGCGTGGTCGGCGGCACCCTCCTGGTCTCGCTGCCGGTCGCGCTCGTCCTGAACGAGGATTTCTACGGCCGCGGCCTCGCCCGGGTGATCGTCATGCTGCCCTGGGCGGTGTCGCTCACCATGACCGCCGTGGTCTGGCGCTGGGCGCTGAACGGCGAGAGCGGGCTCCTGAACAGCGCGCTTCAGGCAGCGGGTCTCATCGACGGCAACGTGGTCTGGCTCGCCTCGGCGGCAACCGCGTTTCCGATCCAGATCGTGATCGGCATCCTCGTCTCGATCCCGTTCACCGTCACCGTCTTCCTGGGCGGCCTCGCGTCGGTGCCGGACGATCTCTACGAGGCCGCGGCGCTGGAGGGTGCCGGCGCGTGGCAGCGCTTCACGACGATCACGTGGCCGCTGCTTCGCCCGTTCGTGACCATCGCGACCGTCCTGAACGTGATCTACGTCTTCAACTCGTTCCCGATCATCTGGGTGCTGACCCAGGGCGGGCCGGCGAACTCCACCGACATCCTGGTGACGCATCTGTACAAGCTCGCCTTCCGTGTCGGCAGGATGGGCGAGGCGGCCGCCGTGTCGCTCGTCATGTTCGCGATCCTGCTCGCCTTCACCGCCCTCTACGTCCGCATGGTGCTCCGCCGTGAGGCGTAA
- a CDS encoding carbohydrate ABC transporter permease, producing MRRKLVRSLVAWLVLAPLIVVILFPFAVMLVTALKPAQEVLSPNWWPSEVRLSNFVEMWQATGFGAALLNSVYVALLSTFVTLLVGIPAAYAAARLPFPGQGPYRQFLLVTQMLSPIVLVIGLFRVAAGFGLLDSVSAVGLIYAAFNTAFAVWMLQSYFATIPKDLEEAAWIEGAGWFRALTSVFLPLATPAMTVTAIFTFINAWNEFVIALTLLRSQGSYTLPIQIFSLVAGRYTVEWHHIMAATLLATLPVAVVFAWLQRYLVRGLALGAVK from the coding sequence GTGAGGCGTAAGCTCGTCCGTTCCCTGGTCGCTTGGCTGGTGCTGGCGCCCCTGATCGTCGTAATCCTCTTCCCGTTCGCCGTGATGCTGGTGACGGCCCTGAAGCCCGCGCAGGAGGTGCTCTCCCCGAATTGGTGGCCGAGCGAGGTGCGCCTTTCCAACTTCGTCGAGATGTGGCAGGCGACCGGCTTCGGCGCCGCCCTTCTCAACAGCGTCTACGTCGCCCTCCTCTCGACGTTCGTCACGCTGCTCGTCGGCATCCCTGCCGCCTACGCAGCGGCTCGGCTGCCGTTTCCCGGACAGGGCCCGTACCGCCAGTTCCTGCTGGTGACGCAGATGCTGTCGCCGATCGTGCTCGTGATCGGCCTGTTCCGCGTCGCCGCCGGCTTCGGCCTGCTCGACAGCGTGAGCGCGGTCGGCCTGATCTACGCCGCCTTCAACACCGCGTTCGCCGTCTGGATGCTGCAGAGCTATTTCGCGACCATCCCGAAGGACCTGGAAGAAGCCGCCTGGATCGAGGGCGCGGGCTGGTTCCGGGCGCTGACCTCCGTTTTCCTGCCGCTCGCCACGCCGGCGATGACCGTGACCGCGATCTTCACCTTCATCAACGCCTGGAACGAATTCGTCATCGCCCTGACGCTGTTGCGCAGCCAGGGCTCCTACACCCTGCCGATCCAGATCTTCTCGCTGGTCGCCGGCCGCTACACGGTCGAGTGGCATCACATCATGGCGGCGACCCTCCTGGCGACGCTGCCGGTCGCCGTCGTGTTCGCTTGGCTGCAGCGCTACCTCGTGCGCGGCTTGGCGCTCGGCGCGGTGAAGTAG